A section of the Lusitaniella coriacea LEGE 07157 genome encodes:
- a CDS encoding glycosyltransferase family 2 protein, whose translation MTDFQLKTPVALIIFNRPQTTEKVFEAIRQAKPPMLFVIADGPRADKPGEAEKCAAARAIIDRVDWDCQVLKNYSDTNMGCGKRPATGIDWVFDTVEEAIILEDDCVPHPAFFHFCEELLEHYRHDERVMTICGLNVQFGRKRSDYSYYFSRYNHCWGWASWRRAWQHFDYDINIWPEIRDNDLLMDMLGDARTAKVWHQTLERTYEERPDWWDFQWTFAMWLQQGLAILPNVNLISYVGYHPTESTHTHQEGSPYSNLAVEALDFPLKHPPYVIRDTQADHFTENSYYDYQPSFLKKVNRKLKKALGINAVT comes from the coding sequence ATGACTGATTTTCAACTCAAAACGCCCGTTGCGTTAATTATTTTCAACCGTCCTCAAACCACTGAAAAAGTGTTTGAAGCGATTCGTCAGGCGAAACCTCCAATGCTGTTTGTGATTGCTGATGGTCCCCGTGCAGATAAACCGGGAGAAGCGGAAAAATGCGCCGCAGCTCGCGCGATAATCGATCGCGTGGATTGGGATTGTCAAGTCCTCAAAAACTATTCTGACACTAATATGGGGTGCGGAAAACGACCTGCAACCGGAATCGATTGGGTCTTCGATACAGTGGAAGAAGCGATTATTTTAGAGGATGATTGCGTTCCCCATCCCGCCTTTTTCCACTTCTGCGAGGAACTCCTCGAACACTACCGCCACGACGAACGAGTTATGACCATTTGCGGTTTAAATGTGCAGTTCGGGCGCAAACGCAGCGATTATAGTTATTATTTCTCTCGCTACAACCACTGTTGGGGATGGGCAAGTTGGCGGCGCGCTTGGCAGCATTTTGACTACGATATCAACATTTGGCCTGAAATTCGGGATAATGACCTATTGATGGATATGTTGGGTGACGCGCGCACGGCGAAGGTTTGGCATCAAACCCTAGAACGCACCTACGAAGAAAGACCCGATTGGTGGGATTTTCAATGGACGTTTGCCATGTGGCTTCAGCAAGGACTCGCGATTCTTCCTAATGTTAATTTAATTTCCTACGTGGGCTATCACCCAACCGAATCTACCCACACCCATCAAGAGGGAAGTCCTTACAGTAATTTGGCGGTGGAAGCCCTCGATTTTCCCCTGAAACACCCGCCTTATGTGATTCGTGACACCCAAGCGGATCATTTTACGGAAAATTCTTACTACGATTATCAACCGAGTTTCTTGAAGAAGGTGAATCGCAAGTTGAAAAAGGCATTAGGGATTAATGCGGTAACTTAA